From a single Deltaproteobacteria bacterium IMCC39524 genomic region:
- a CDS encoding YhdH/YhfP family quinone oxidoreductase, with protein MENISFKAMVVTEVKDKQFVREIKQKHIDDLPAGEVIINVQYSSLNYKDALSASGNKGVTKSYPHTPGIDAAGVVAESSSPEFKPGEQVLVTGYDLGMNTSGGYAEYIRVPAVWVVKLPKNLTLRESMIYGTAGFTAALSCFKLMNSGVTPDKGPVLVTGATGGVGSIALSILVKSGYDVVAVNGIIDEADYLVELGAKEVISIEEADDQSGRPLLRPRWAGAIDTVAGNILSTAIKTTQYGGSVTCCGNVGSAELHSSIFPFIINGITLLGVDSVNCPVDMRMKVWNKVASDWKLDRLEKITTELPSLEALEERIGLILEGKSRGRAIVKVSG; from the coding sequence ATGGAAAACATTAGCTTCAAGGCCATGGTCGTAACGGAAGTCAAAGACAAACAATTTGTCCGTGAGATCAAGCAAAAGCATATTGATGATTTACCCGCGGGAGAAGTAATCATCAACGTTCAATACTCATCCCTCAACTATAAAGATGCCCTCTCGGCCTCAGGCAACAAAGGCGTTACGAAAAGTTATCCCCATACACCAGGCATTGATGCCGCCGGTGTTGTCGCAGAAAGTAGCAGCCCTGAATTTAAGCCTGGAGAGCAGGTTCTGGTTACTGGTTACGATTTGGGAATGAACACCTCTGGAGGATACGCCGAATACATCCGCGTACCAGCGGTCTGGGTTGTAAAATTACCGAAGAACCTGACTTTACGTGAAAGTATGATCTATGGGACCGCCGGGTTTACTGCTGCCCTCTCCTGTTTCAAATTAATGAATAGCGGTGTCACCCCGGATAAGGGACCCGTCCTTGTGACAGGAGCTACGGGTGGCGTGGGCAGTATCGCCCTGTCGATCTTGGTGAAAAGCGGATACGATGTCGTTGCTGTTAACGGCATCATTGATGAAGCGGATTATCTTGTTGAGCTTGGCGCCAAAGAAGTCATTAGCATTGAAGAGGCCGATGATCAGAGTGGTCGGCCACTCCTCAGACCGCGCTGGGCCGGGGCCATAGATACAGTTGCCGGGAACATCCTCTCAACGGCGATCAAAACGACCCAGTACGGTGGTTCAGTAACCTGCTGCGGCAATGTCGGATCGGCCGAACTCCACTCCTCGATCTTCCCTTTCATCATAAATGGGATCACTCTACTTGGCGTCGACTCAGTGAACTGCCCGGTCGATATGCGCATGAAGGTCTGGAACAAGGTCGCCTCCGATTGGAAGCTTGACCGTCTTGAGAAGATTACGACTGAACTACCTTCCCTGGAAGCACTCGAAGAACGTATCGGGCTTATCCTGGAAGGGAAAAGTAGAGGCAGAGCAATTGTCAAGGTTTCAGGATAA
- the mgtE gene encoding magnesium transporter: MQTPELKKPWEELSELVGRDDPEQINDFLNSINPADTALAVSRLTATEQSRLLTLLEPEDAAEVIEDISDTQAADLIEDLPPEQAAAILEELDSDHIADLLGELDEEDAQAIIDQMDPEEAEEARQFLTYSPDTAGGLMLSEYLDFRADQRVQDVLDDLQANREEYSDYNVQYLYVTDEDNRLQGVLRMRDLLFPSRDARLSSLMIGNPYKVSVDASLDDLRNFFEEHNLFGVPVIDAEAKLLGIVLPEAVEEAHQKQSTKQFLGLSGIVGGEEFRSMPLLSRSGRRLSWLSLNILLNIIAASVIALYQDTLTAVIALAVFLPMVSDMSGCSGNQAVAVSMRELSLGLVRPTEIMRVLGKEISLGILNGLALGILLGGIAYLWKGNPFLGLVVGGALAVNTVVAVCLGGLIPLLLKRIKLDPALVSSPLLTTVTDMCGFFFVLSFASLLLNRLQ; encoded by the coding sequence ATGCAGACTCCGGAGCTTAAAAAGCCATGGGAAGAGTTATCGGAACTGGTCGGGAGAGACGACCCGGAGCAGATTAACGATTTTCTGAACAGTATCAATCCCGCCGATACGGCGCTCGCGGTCTCTCGCCTGACGGCAACTGAGCAGAGTCGATTGTTGACCCTGCTTGAACCTGAAGACGCGGCCGAAGTCATTGAAGACATTTCCGATACCCAGGCTGCCGATCTCATTGAAGACCTCCCGCCGGAACAGGCGGCTGCCATCCTGGAAGAGCTGGACAGCGACCATATTGCCGACCTGCTCGGCGAACTTGATGAAGAGGATGCTCAAGCGATCATCGACCAGATGGATCCTGAGGAGGCCGAAGAAGCGCGGCAGTTTCTGACTTATTCTCCTGATACTGCAGGCGGTCTGATGCTCTCCGAATACCTCGACTTCCGTGCTGACCAGCGCGTCCAGGATGTCCTCGATGACCTGCAGGCCAACCGTGAGGAATACTCCGATTACAACGTCCAGTATCTCTATGTGACTGATGAAGACAACCGGCTGCAGGGTGTGTTGCGCATGCGCGATCTGCTCTTTCCCAGCCGCGATGCCAGGCTCAGCAGCCTGATGATCGGCAACCCCTACAAGGTGAGTGTCGACGCCTCGCTGGATGATTTACGCAATTTTTTTGAAGAACACAACCTGTTTGGTGTTCCGGTCATTGATGCCGAGGCAAAACTGCTCGGCATCGTTCTGCCCGAGGCGGTAGAAGAAGCGCATCAGAAGCAGAGCACAAAGCAGTTCCTCGGTCTGTCCGGTATCGTAGGTGGCGAGGAGTTCCGTTCCATGCCCCTCTTGTCCCGGTCGGGACGCAGACTCTCCTGGCTGTCCCTGAATATCCTGCTGAACATCATCGCCGCCAGTGTCATCGCTCTCTATCAGGACACCCTCACGGCTGTCATAGCCTTGGCTGTTTTTCTGCCGATGGTCAGTGACATGAGCGGCTGCTCGGGAAACCAGGCGGTGGCTGTCAGTATGCGCGAGTTGTCTCTGGGGCTGGTGCGCCCTACGGAAATCATGCGGGTTCTTGGCAAGGAAATCAGTCTTGGCATCCTCAACGGCCTGGCTCTCGGGATTCTGCTCGGTGGCATTGCCTATCTCTGGAAAGGCAATCCATTTCTGGGTCTGGTGGTCGGCGGCGCTTTGGCCGTTAATACCGTCGTTGCCGTTTGCCTCGGCGGCTTGATCCCCCTGTTGCTGAAACGGATCAAGCTCGATCCGGCACTGGTTTCAAGCCCGCTGTTAACAACAGTTACCGATATGTGCGGTTTCTTCTTTGTCCTCAGTTTTGCTTCACTGCTACTTAACAGACTCCAGTAA
- a CDS encoding Hsp20/alpha crystallin family protein has translation MAMDILREMENLRREIDGAFKGFGTGAFLEPSFLPGVGLQRFPQVNLAQDKDNVYVEVLVPGVDAKDLELTVMQGTLTLSGERKDVTNTEKTWLRRERGMGKFMRTIDLPNEIDSDRVVASFENGVLLVTLPIQEKAKPRRISVKAN, from the coding sequence ATGGCAATGGATATTTTGAGAGAGATGGAAAATCTTCGGCGAGAAATTGATGGTGCTTTCAAAGGGTTTGGAACGGGAGCGTTTTTGGAGCCATCCTTTCTTCCCGGAGTTGGTCTGCAAAGATTCCCGCAAGTCAACCTGGCACAGGACAAGGACAACGTCTATGTGGAAGTTCTCGTCCCCGGTGTCGATGCCAAAGATCTGGAGTTGACAGTAATGCAAGGTACTTTGACCCTTTCGGGAGAGCGTAAGGACGTTACGAATACTGAGAAAACCTGGCTGCGTCGTGAGCGCGGGATGGGTAAATTTATGCGTACCATTGACTTGCCCAACGAGATTGATTCCGACAGAGTTGTCGCCAGTTTCGAGAATGGAGTTCTGCTGGTGACACTGCCGATTCAGGAAAAAGCCAAGCCGAGGAGAATCAGCGTCAAGGCCAATTAG
- a CDS encoding rhodanese-like domain-containing protein: MKNILLFLSASILFVLVTSGLSVAKNGYHDIDATGVKAMMDKDEALVIFPLSPMEYEHKHIKGSINIIPAMMEYELPVDKRKPLIFYCLGVKCVASWRAAEKAVELGYENVYAFREGLPSWEKAGYPLESTNTLPEVEVKKISTEELSKLLDTEDVLLLDINLEEDANKFHINHAKRKHIPLDNLNVNLSQLPKNKKIAIMCLKGKRSETAARYLVGKGYMHVVVVEGGLQQWILEGRPVQQEVASN; the protein is encoded by the coding sequence ATGAAAAATATTTTGCTGTTTCTTTCGGCAAGTATTTTATTTGTCTTGGTGACTTCAGGCCTTTCCGTTGCGAAAAACGGCTATCACGATATCGATGCAACCGGCGTGAAAGCAATGATGGACAAAGACGAGGCGCTTGTTATCTTTCCGTTGAGTCCAATGGAATATGAGCACAAACATATCAAGGGCTCTATCAACATCATTCCGGCAATGATGGAATATGAGCTGCCTGTCGACAAAAGAAAACCGCTTATATTCTATTGTCTTGGCGTTAAATGCGTTGCTTCCTGGCGAGCGGCTGAGAAAGCTGTGGAGCTTGGATATGAAAATGTTTACGCCTTCCGAGAGGGTCTCCCCAGTTGGGAGAAAGCTGGCTATCCTTTGGAAAGCACGAATACTTTACCCGAGGTCGAAGTAAAGAAGATCTCAACTGAAGAGCTATCAAAGCTACTGGATACAGAGGATGTACTCCTGCTTGACATCAACCTCGAAGAAGACGCAAACAAGTTTCATATCAATCATGCGAAGCGAAAGCATATTCCTCTCGACAATCTTAATGTCAATCTATCGCAACTCCCTAAAAACAAAAAAATTGCGATTATGTGTTTAAAAGGAAAACGCTCAGAAACCGCAGCAAGATATTTGGTTGGTAAAGGGTATATGCATGTTGTGGTGGTAGAGGGTGGTCTCCAGCAATGGATTCTTGAAGGACGACCTGTCCAACAGGAGGTTGCGTCCAACTGA
- a CDS encoding Hsp20/alpha crystallin family protein — MGQKDISVSGDHKVEKRQQSDEVFIRPAVDIFETEQGLTLVADLPGVDKDELKIDLDQGLLTVQAKGKSLMSGDSIRREFLHGSFYRQFQLSDEIDSENIAAEMKNGVLTLLLPKSEAARPRRIEIKTT, encoded by the coding sequence ATGGGACAGAAAGATATCTCCGTGAGTGGTGACCATAAGGTAGAGAAAAGGCAACAATCAGATGAAGTTTTCATTCGGCCCGCTGTTGATATTTTTGAAACCGAACAAGGCCTGACTCTGGTGGCCGATTTGCCGGGAGTTGATAAGGACGAACTGAAGATTGACCTTGACCAGGGACTTTTGACCGTGCAGGCCAAAGGCAAATCACTTATGAGTGGCGATTCGATCAGACGTGAATTTCTACATGGCAGCTTTTATCGACAATTCCAACTTTCAGATGAAATAGATTCGGAAAACATTGCTGCAGAAATGAAGAACGGAGTTCTGACCCTGCTCTTGCCCAAGTCAGAAGCCGCCAGACCTCGGCGTATCGAAATCAAAACAACTTAG
- a CDS encoding M20/M25/M40 family metallo-hydrolase, whose product MNNLLEQVWKEIDPQRLRKTLMDMIDIYSPSGKEEDIQLYLEDRLTIDGIQLRRQEVEEERYNLVATMGPGEPSLYLVGHVDTVAAWDIDEYAAVEEWGVVRGLGSADMKGGCAAMVEAWLALATLPEAQRPSLGLLLAVGEEENGDGSMRFLQEHCPERVIIGEPTSMLPAFSHFGYMEISLVTQGRRIHSSLPELGHNAIESMLRVLLLLERSPLLDQTPSKLVYSIREMSSSRAGFVVPDRCEAMIDLHLSPDTDPAAVRRDLEALLAKSRRAIKGLELEFDCAFESGGYQLGPDKQLSTILEEVYPLLNLPLEFVPFRSHSDGNLFYQAGSKPFILGPGSLETAHTADEQTSLAEVEAAARVYAALALG is encoded by the coding sequence ATGAACAACTTACTAGAGCAGGTCTGGAAAGAGATCGACCCGCAGCGCCTGCGAAAGACGCTGATGGACATGATCGATATCTACTCCCCTTCAGGGAAAGAAGAGGACATCCAGCTTTACCTCGAAGATCGATTGACCATAGATGGAATTCAATTACGCCGCCAGGAGGTTGAGGAGGAGCGTTACAACCTGGTGGCCACTATGGGGCCCGGTGAGCCCTCTCTTTACCTGGTCGGACATGTCGATACGGTCGCTGCCTGGGATATCGACGAGTACGCTGCCGTCGAAGAATGGGGTGTTGTGCGCGGCCTGGGCAGTGCCGACATGAAAGGCGGCTGCGCGGCGATGGTGGAGGCCTGGCTGGCGCTGGCGACCTTGCCTGAGGCCCAGCGCCCTTCGCTCGGATTACTGCTGGCGGTCGGCGAAGAGGAAAACGGTGATGGCAGCATGCGGTTTCTGCAGGAGCATTGTCCCGAGCGGGTGATTATCGGCGAACCGACGTCGATGTTGCCGGCCTTCAGCCATTTTGGTTATATGGAAATATCCCTGGTCACCCAGGGTCGCCGTATCCACTCTTCGTTGCCAGAGCTCGGCCACAACGCAATCGAGTCGATGCTGCGGGTCTTATTGCTACTGGAGCGCTCGCCGTTGCTGGACCAGACCCCATCGAAACTGGTTTATTCGATCCGCGAGATGAGCTCATCGCGAGCGGGCTTCGTGGTGCCCGACCGCTGCGAGGCGATGATCGACCTGCACCTTTCTCCCGATACTGACCCGGCTGCTGTACGCCGTGACCTAGAAGCGCTTCTTGCCAAATCTCGACGAGCGATCAAGGGGCTGGAACTTGAGTTCGATTGCGCGTTCGAATCCGGGGGCTATCAACTGGGGCCTGATAAACAATTGTCAACGATTCTCGAAGAGGTTTATCCACTACTCAACCTGCCTCTGGAATTTGTGCCGTTCCGCTCCCACTCCGATGGCAACCTCTTCTACCAGGCTGGCAGCAAACCGTTCATTCTTGGGCCGGGGTCACTGGAAACAGCACATACCGCCGATGAGCAGACCAGCCTGGCCGAGGTTGAAGCCGCTGCCCGTGTCTATGCGGCTCTGGCTCTCGGTTGA
- a CDS encoding GNAT family N-acetyltransferase, translated as MSKILSPEELVIRIMTIDDLADVFHLGEQLFTSEYSSSMYRTWDEYEITTLFNSDSELCIVAELNEEVVGFALGTTVEKHNSAWKYGYLVWIGTRPGLQKCGAGKALFEEIKDRMIEQGVRMIIIDTDADNEAGIHFFKKQGFDNIQQHVYMTLNLSKKRKRRTKA; from the coding sequence ATGAGTAAAATACTTTCCCCCGAAGAACTTGTTATTCGCATCATGACCATTGACGACCTGGCTGACGTTTTCCATCTCGGAGAACAGCTCTTCACGTCGGAATATTCTTCCAGCATGTACCGGACCTGGGACGAATATGAAATCACCACCCTGTTTAATTCGGACAGTGAACTCTGCATTGTTGCAGAGTTGAATGAGGAGGTTGTGGGCTTTGCCCTCGGCACCACCGTGGAGAAACACAACTCGGCCTGGAAATACGGTTATCTGGTCTGGATCGGAACCCGTCCCGGTTTGCAGAAATGCGGAGCAGGAAAAGCCCTGTTTGAAGAGATCAAGGATCGGATGATTGAGCAAGGGGTGCGCATGATCATCATCGACACAGACGCCGACAACGAGGCCGGCATCCATTTCTTTAAAAAACAGGGTTTTGACAACATCCAGCAACACGTTTACATGACCCTGAATCTTTCCAAGAAGCGGAAAAGACGGACAAAGGCTTGA